A stretch of the Psychroserpens sp. Hel_I_66 genome encodes the following:
- a CDS encoding radical SAM protein — protein MPVRKYTYYDFTLSLCPECLRRVDAKIVFENGNVYMLKRCNEHGNSKVLIADDIEYYKNIRNYNKPSETPYTFNTKTDYGCPYDCGLCPDHEQHSCLTVIEVTDRCNLTCPTCYAGSSPTYGRHRTLDEVKAMLDTIVRNEKEPDVVQISGGEPTIHPQFWEIMDYAKSLPIRHLMLNTNGIKIAKDFAFAEKLKTYTPDFEVYLQFDSFENSVLRELRGADLNDIRKQALDNLNKLNLSTTLVVTLQKGLNDGEIGKIIDYALKQKCIRGVTFQPTQIAGRLENFNPETDRMTLTEVRRKIMEQTTIFNGDDLLPVPCNPDALVMGYALKLNGEVFPLTRYINPNDLLDNSKNTIIYEQDEQLHGKMIELFSTGNSVEKAEENLKSIMCCLPHIDAPELGYDNLFRIIIMQFIDTYNFDVRAIKKSCVHIVDKDNKIIPFETMNLFYRDDKKARLEELRHEIKL, from the coding sequence ATGCCAGTTAGAAAATATACCTATTACGATTTTACGTTAAGCTTATGCCCAGAATGTTTACGACGCGTTGACGCCAAAATCGTATTTGAAAATGGAAACGTTTACATGCTTAAACGTTGCAACGAACATGGTAATTCTAAGGTTTTGATTGCAGATGATATTGAGTATTATAAAAACATAAGAAACTACAATAAACCAAGCGAAACACCTTATACGTTTAACACAAAAACAGATTACGGTTGTCCTTACGATTGCGGACTGTGTCCAGACCACGAGCAACATTCTTGCTTAACGGTTATCGAAGTGACAGACCGTTGTAATTTGACCTGCCCAACCTGTTATGCTGGCTCTTCACCAACTTATGGTCGCCATCGAACACTTGATGAAGTGAAGGCAATGCTCGATACGATTGTAAGAAATGAAAAGGAACCAGATGTGGTTCAAATTTCTGGAGGCGAACCCACGATTCATCCTCAGTTTTGGGAAATTATGGATTATGCAAAATCACTGCCCATTCGTCATTTAATGCTCAATACTAACGGAATTAAGATTGCTAAGGATTTCGCTTTTGCGGAAAAACTAAAAACTTATACTCCAGATTTTGAGGTGTATCTTCAGTTTGATTCGTTTGAAAATTCTGTGCTTCGGGAATTGCGAGGAGCCGATTTAAATGATATAAGAAAACAAGCGCTGGATAACCTCAACAAATTAAATCTATCTACAACTTTAGTGGTTACACTTCAAAAAGGATTAAATGATGGCGAAATAGGAAAAATTATCGATTATGCCTTAAAACAGAAATGTATTCGAGGTGTCACATTTCAGCCAACACAAATAGCAGGTCGTTTAGAAAATTTTAATCCGGAAACCGATCGCATGACCTTGACAGAAGTCCGCAGGAAAATCATGGAACAAACTACTATTTTTAATGGAGATGATTTACTGCCTGTGCCTTGTAATCCTGATGCTTTAGTGATGGGTTATGCTCTGAAGTTGAATGGTGAAGTGTTTCCGTTAACGCGCTATATCAATCCAAATGATTTACTGGATAACAGCAAGAATACTATAATTTATGAGCAAGATGAACAACTTCATGGTAAAATGATTGAGCTGTTTAGTACAGGAAATTCCGTAGAAAAAGCAGAAGAGAACTTAAAGTCTATTATGTGTTGCTTACCACATATTGATGCGCCAGAGTTGGGTTATGATAATTTGTTTCGCATCATTATTATGCAGTTTATTGATACTTATAATTTTGATGTGAGAGCAATTAAAAAATCATGTGTGCACATTGTGGATAAGGATAATAAAATCATTCCTTTTGAAACGATGAACTTGTTTTATCGCGATGACAAAAAAGCGCGATTGGAAGAACTCAGACATGAGATTAAGTTATGA
- a CDS encoding prolipoprotein diacylglyceryl transferase, with amino-acid sequence MQIPFQPELFGITLNIHLILEYLAFFIAFRYYVILRRKSEDHITSGNRLSIILGAALGALIGSRLIGILENPLVDFSQANIIQLLNTKTIMGGLFGGLLGVELAKKIIGEQSSSGDLFVFPIILGIFIGRVGCFLSGINEFTYGNPTNSIFGMDLGDGLLRHPTSLYELIFLVILCIGLQLLRKRDILKNGELFKIFMLTYFGFRFFIEFIKPNVFHILGLSTIQLLCVICWLYYSPFIYQKLKHAS; translated from the coding sequence TTGCAAATCCCCTTCCAACCAGAACTCTTCGGAATCACTCTAAACATTCACCTCATTTTAGAGTACTTGGCATTTTTCATTGCCTTTAGATATTATGTAATTTTACGTCGCAAAAGTGAAGATCATATCACTTCTGGAAATCGACTATCTATCATTCTTGGCGCAGCTTTAGGTGCTTTGATTGGCTCACGTTTAATTGGAATTCTCGAAAACCCTCTGGTTGATTTTTCTCAAGCAAATATCATTCAACTGCTCAACACAAAAACGATAATGGGTGGATTGTTTGGCGGATTGCTTGGTGTGGAACTTGCCAAGAAAATCATTGGCGAGCAATCATCTTCGGGAGATTTGTTTGTGTTCCCAATCATTTTGGGCATTTTTATTGGTCGCGTTGGTTGCTTTCTCTCTGGCATTAATGAATTTACCTACGGAAATCCAACCAACTCCATATTTGGGATGGATTTAGGAGATGGTCTCCTGCGACATCCAACCTCGCTCTATGAACTCATTTTTCTAGTTATTTTATGTATTGGTTTACAATTACTTCGGAAACGTGACATTTTAAAAAATGGTGAGCTTTTTAAGATTTTTATGCTTACTTATTTCGGGTTTAGATTCTTTATAGAATTTATAAAACCGAATGTTTTTCATATCCTTGGGTTGAGCACAATTCAACTTTTATGTGTAATTTGTTGGTTGTATTACAGTCCGTTCATCTATCAAAAACTAAAACATGCCAGTTAG
- a CDS encoding TonB-dependent receptor domain-containing protein, with translation MRLLRFLSLFLLCSFSLYGQDFSISGKVLDVDKSIIEFATVIIYSEDESEVLKGTSTDDKGFFIIDNLETNPYILKISFIGYKTYEQKIVLTGSLDLKIITLQDDVESLGEVTINAKKPILTREADRLVFNIENTALVEGNMLQVLKSTPGVLVLGDEITVKNSNPTVYINDRKINLSSEDLNQLLEGSSANTIKSIEVITNPSAKYDAESGVVLNIIMSKNLIAGYRGSIYSNYTQGVFPRYDVGTSNFFKNETISFNVNYNYSKDKINRDADDTVNYLTNSNTIDQSWRSLTNRNTWSETHNLNANFDYFIDDSNTLSVSSNALYLPYFKYKINNNTIITDENSDFISRFTADNLSRDNKYNLGFDLNFTHNLSKGSLAFNSHFTTYNYERNQSVLSNFFDINNEFQSASAFNTNANQETKIFTAKLDYALPLTDHSEFEAGIKTSSIKTESGITQFDVNLVSGDETIDPLNSDAFDYDERILAAYANYTLNKDKYSINAGLRVEQTDIEGVSASLTQINTQDYLEWFPNASFQYNINDKYNIYVNYKRSIARPGYADLNPFRFFLNENYVISGNPNLVPIFTDHSVIGTSLLDGLFSIEAYYKNYDGAISEIPRQNNDTNIIEYISVNFDKTVEFGFDFLTYFNVTDRWSLYAVTSFYNIEEETNFGNGFVKKDQWSNYSVLQNDWSMLKDQSLNATFTLIWVGKNLQGFQTIENRLFSELAISKTVFKKKGIISLSFSDLFNMQDPEIGTRYQDQFSNSIRDEDNRYIKLGFRYKFGNTRLESNQRTITTDERDRLNKENN, from the coding sequence TTGAGACTCCTACGTTTTCTCTCTTTATTTCTGCTATGCTCGTTTTCGCTTTATGGTCAAGACTTCTCTATTTCTGGTAAGGTATTGGATGTTGATAAGAGTATAATTGAGTTTGCAACCGTCATTATTTACAGTGAAGATGAAAGTGAGGTTTTAAAAGGCACATCAACAGATGATAAAGGTTTTTTTATTATTGATAATCTCGAAACCAACCCGTACATACTTAAAATAAGCTTTATTGGTTATAAAACCTACGAACAAAAAATTGTACTCACGGGAAGTTTGGATTTAAAAATAATCACGTTACAGGATGATGTTGAAAGCTTGGGAGAAGTGACTATAAATGCAAAAAAACCAATTTTGACAAGAGAGGCAGACCGGTTAGTTTTTAACATAGAAAATACTGCTTTGGTAGAGGGCAATATGCTTCAGGTTTTAAAAAGTACGCCTGGTGTTTTGGTTTTGGGAGATGAGATAACCGTTAAAAATTCTAATCCAACAGTTTATATTAACGATAGAAAAATAAATTTATCTTCGGAAGATCTAAACCAATTATTAGAAGGTTCTTCAGCAAATACGATTAAGTCTATTGAGGTAATCACAAACCCTTCAGCAAAATATGATGCAGAAAGTGGCGTGGTATTAAACATCATAATGAGCAAAAATTTAATTGCTGGTTACAGAGGCAGCATCTATTCAAATTATACGCAAGGTGTGTTCCCGAGATATGATGTTGGGACGAGCAATTTTTTTAAAAACGAGACTATTAGTTTTAATGTAAACTATAACTATTCTAAAGATAAAATAAATAGGGATGCTGATGATACCGTAAATTATTTGACCAATTCAAATACCATTGACCAAAGCTGGCGCTCACTTACCAATAGAAATACGTGGTCTGAAACTCATAATCTCAACGCAAATTTTGATTATTTTATTGATGACAGTAATACATTAAGTGTGTCTTCAAATGCGCTCTACCTTCCTTATTTTAAATATAAGATTAACAATAACACTATTATTACAGACGAAAATTCAGATTTTATATCACGCTTTACAGCAGATAATTTATCACGAGATAACAAGTATAATCTAGGGTTTGATCTTAATTTTACACACAATTTATCTAAAGGAAGTTTAGCGTTCAACTCGCATTTCACAACCTATAATTACGAAAGAAATCAAAGTGTCTTAAGTAATTTTTTTGATATTAATAATGAGTTTCAAAGCGCTTCTGCTTTTAATACAAATGCCAATCAAGAAACTAAAATATTTACTGCAAAATTAGATTATGCTTTGCCATTAACAGATCACTCAGAGTTTGAGGCTGGCATAAAAACATCAAGTATCAAAACAGAAAGCGGTATTACACAATTTGATGTCAATCTTGTTTCGGGTGATGAAACGATAGACCCATTAAATTCTGATGCTTTTGATTATGACGAACGCATTTTAGCTGCCTATGCAAATTACACCTTAAATAAAGATAAATATAGTATCAATGCAGGATTGAGAGTCGAGCAAACAGATATTGAAGGTGTATCGGCATCTTTAACCCAAATCAATACACAGGATTATTTAGAATGGTTTCCAAATGCGAGTTTCCAATATAACATTAACGATAAATACAATATATACGTTAATTACAAACGCAGTATCGCGCGTCCTGGTTATGCAGATTTGAATCCGTTTCGCTTTTTTTTAAATGAAAACTATGTGATTTCGGGTAATCCAAATTTAGTTCCAATATTTACAGACCATTCCGTCATAGGAACCTCTTTACTTGATGGCTTATTTAGCATAGAAGCTTATTATAAGAACTATGATGGCGCAATTTCTGAAATTCCAAGACAAAATAACGACACCAATATCATTGAATACATTAGCGTCAATTTTGACAAAACGGTTGAATTTGGATTTGACTTTCTAACCTATTTTAATGTCACAGATCGGTGGTCATTATATGCGGTAACATCGTTTTATAATATCGAAGAAGAAACTAATTTTGGTAATGGTTTTGTAAAAAAAGACCAATGGTCTAATTATTCTGTTCTTCAAAATGATTGGTCAATGCTAAAAGACCAAAGTCTCAACGCAACATTTACGCTCATTTGGGTTGGTAAAAACCTACAAGGCTTTCAAACTATAGAAAACCGTCTATTCTCAGAATTGGCTATATCTAAAACCGTTTTCAAAAAAAAGGGTATAATATCATTATCTTTTAGTGATTTGTTTAATATGCAAGACCCAGAAATTGGTACAAGATATCAAGATCAATTTAGCAACAGTATTCGTGACGAAGACAATCGTTATATTAAATTAGGGTTTCGATATAAATTTGGAAATACACGTTTAGAGTCTAATCAACGTACTATTACAACAGACGAGCGCGATCGTTTAAATAAAGAAAACAATTAA
- a CDS encoding TolB family protein — MKYIVAALITISFLSCKNEPKTNSEEKKVEQTEVLQAGKDSLIYPEEKHFKAIRQVTFGGDNAEAYWSFDDKQLVFQSNNANWDVGCDQMFLMNANETFTDSIAPPMLSTGKGRTTCAYFLPDNKHIIYASTHLKQDECPDTPLRKNGKYIWPIYDSYDIFVADLEGNIVKQLTNEVGYDAEPTVSPKGDKIVFTSTRSGDLELYTMNIDGSDVKQITNELGYDGGAFFSPDGTKLIFRSSRPKTERDIKEYKDLLAEGLVEPTEMELYICNADGSDLRQLTDLGNANWSPFFHPSGEKVLFSSNFEAERGFPFNLYLIDLDGKNLERVTHGETFDAFPVFSNDGKHLAFSSNRNNGGGRDTNLFIAEWQD, encoded by the coding sequence ATGAAATATATAGTTGCAGCACTAATAACAATCTCATTCCTAAGTTGTAAAAACGAACCGAAAACCAATTCCGAAGAAAAAAAAGTAGAGCAAACTGAAGTTTTGCAAGCTGGAAAAGACTCCCTGATTTATCCTGAAGAAAAACATTTTAAGGCGATTCGTCAAGTGACTTTTGGTGGTGATAATGCAGAGGCTTATTGGAGTTTTGATGATAAACAATTGGTGTTTCAATCTAACAACGCTAATTGGGATGTAGGTTGCGACCAAATGTTTTTGATGAATGCTAATGAAACGTTTACAGATAGTATTGCGCCTCCAATGTTAAGTACAGGAAAAGGTCGTACGACCTGCGCTTACTTTTTACCAGACAACAAGCACATTATTTACGCATCTACACATTTAAAACAAGACGAATGTCCAGACACGCCTCTACGTAAAAATGGAAAATACATCTGGCCAATCTACGACAGCTACGATATTTTTGTGGCAGATTTAGAAGGTAATATCGTTAAACAATTAACTAATGAAGTGGGTTATGATGCAGAACCAACAGTGTCTCCAAAAGGTGATAAAATTGTATTTACTTCAACCAGAAGTGGTGATTTAGAATTATATACTATGAATATTGATGGTAGTGATGTGAAGCAAATCACGAACGAATTAGGTTATGATGGTGGTGCTTTCTTTTCTCCCGATGGAACAAAACTGATTTTTAGATCATCACGTCCAAAAACAGAACGCGACATTAAAGAATACAAAGATTTATTGGCTGAAGGTTTAGTTGAACCAACCGAAATGGAGTTATACATTTGTAATGCAGATGGTAGCGATTTGCGTCAACTAACCGATTTAGGGAATGCGAATTGGAGCCCGTTTTTTCATCCTTCGGGAGAGAAAGTATTGTTCTCTTCTAATTTTGAAGCTGAGCGTGGATTTCCGTTTAATTTATATTTAATTGATCTTGATGGGAAAAATCTAGAGCGTGTGACGCATGGTGAAACATTTGATGCATTTCCTGTATTCTCAAATGATGGTAAGCATTTAGCGTTCTCCTCTAATAGAAATAATGGTGGTGGACGTGATACGAATTTGTTTATTGCAGAGTGGCAGGATTAA
- the lepA gene encoding translation elongation factor 4 codes for MKNIRNFCIIAHIDHGKSTLADRLLDFTGTVTAREKQDQLLDSMDLERERGITIKSHAIQMDYTFEGEDYVLNLIDTPGHVDFSYEVSRSIAACEGALLIVDAAQSIQAQTISNLYLALENDLEIIPVLNKVDLPSANPEEVTDDIVELLGCDPSEVIHASGKTGFGIENILKAIIERVPAPKGSVDAPLQALIFDSVYNTFRGIETYFRVFNGEIKKGQKIKFVATDKEYYADEVGTLKLTQVAKKSVKAGDVGYLITGIKTAKEVKVGDTITDFANPTTNIVEGFEDVKPMVFAGIYPVDTEDYEELRSSMEKLQLNDASLVFQPESSAALGFGFRCGFLGMLHMEIIQERLEREFDMTVITTVPNVSYNAYTNKNPDEAFVVNNPSDLPEPTTINRVEEPYIKATIITKADFVGNVMSLCIEKRGMILNQTYLTPERVELTFEMPLAEIVFDFYDRLKTVSKGYASFDYSPIGMKVSKLVRLDILLNAQTVDALSALIHADNAHNIGKKMCEKLKELIPRQQFDIPIQAAIGAKIISRETIKALRKDVTAKCYGGDISRKRKLLEKQKKGKKRMRQVGNVEIPQQAFMAVLKLND; via the coding sequence ATGAAGAACATAAGAAATTTTTGCATTATTGCACATATTGATCACGGTAAAAGTACATTGGCAGATCGCTTATTGGATTTTACAGGTACTGTAACCGCTCGTGAAAAACAAGATCAACTATTGGATAGTATGGATTTGGAGCGCGAGCGTGGAATTACAATTAAATCACACGCAATTCAAATGGATTATACATTTGAAGGCGAAGATTACGTGCTCAATCTTATTGATACTCCTGGCCACGTTGATTTTTCTTATGAAGTGTCTCGATCTATTGCTGCCTGTGAAGGTGCCTTATTGATTGTTGATGCTGCACAAAGCATCCAAGCGCAAACTATTTCAAACTTATATCTGGCTCTAGAAAATGATTTGGAGATTATTCCCGTGCTTAATAAAGTGGATTTACCAAGTGCAAACCCTGAAGAAGTTACCGACGATATTGTTGAGCTTTTAGGTTGTGATCCAAGTGAAGTTATACACGCGAGCGGAAAAACTGGTTTTGGAATAGAAAATATATTAAAAGCAATTATTGAGCGCGTTCCCGCTCCTAAAGGAAGTGTGGATGCTCCATTACAAGCCTTAATTTTTGATTCGGTCTATAATACGTTTAGAGGTATTGAAACTTATTTTAGAGTGTTTAATGGCGAAATTAAAAAAGGTCAAAAAATCAAGTTTGTCGCCACAGATAAAGAATATTATGCCGATGAAGTTGGTACTTTAAAATTAACTCAAGTTGCCAAGAAAAGTGTAAAAGCTGGAGATGTAGGTTACTTAATTACAGGTATAAAAACTGCCAAAGAAGTAAAGGTAGGAGATACCATAACAGATTTTGCAAACCCAACAACTAATATTGTTGAAGGTTTTGAGGATGTAAAACCAATGGTTTTTGCTGGAATTTACCCTGTAGATACAGAGGATTACGAAGAACTTCGTAGCTCTATGGAAAAATTACAATTAAACGATGCCTCTTTGGTGTTTCAACCAGAAAGCTCTGCAGCTTTAGGATTTGGTTTTCGTTGCGGATTCTTGGGAATGCTCCATATGGAAATCATTCAAGAACGCCTAGAGCGCGAGTTTGATATGACAGTGATTACTACGGTTCCCAATGTGTCATATAATGCCTATACAAACAAAAATCCAGATGAAGCCTTTGTTGTAAATAATCCATCAGATTTACCAGAACCAACAACAATTAATCGCGTAGAGGAACCCTATATTAAGGCGACCATAATTACAAAAGCAGATTTTGTGGGCAATGTGATGTCTCTATGTATAGAGAAACGTGGTATGATTTTAAATCAAACGTATTTAACGCCAGAGCGTGTTGAGTTGACTTTTGAAATGCCTCTTGCAGAAATTGTTTTTGATTTTTATGATCGTCTTAAAACCGTTTCTAAAGGTTATGCCTCTTTTGATTATTCTCCTATAGGGATGAAGGTTTCAAAATTGGTACGTTTAGATATTTTATTAAACGCCCAAACAGTAGATGCACTTTCTGCTTTAATTCATGCAGATAATGCGCACAATATCGGTAAGAAAATGTGCGAAAAATTGAAAGAATTAATCCCGAGGCAACAATTTGATATCCCAATTCAAGCAGCTATTGGTGCAAAAATTATTTCAAGAGAAACCATTAAAGCGTTACGTAAAGATGTGACAGCAAAATGTTATGGTGGAGATATTTCCCGTAAGCGTAAATTATTAGAAAAGCAGAAAAAAGGTAAAAAGCGTATGCGCCAAGTTGGTAATGTAGAAATACCTCAACAAGCTTTTATGGCTGTATTGAAATTGAATGATTAG
- a CDS encoding M28 family peptidase, translating into MRFNYLIIVLFLTVLTACKSNSEENIKVTTIKEDVAFLADDKLEGRQTGTDGELAAAAYIAKRFKDLGLQGKGTDGYMQAFSFKPKTDPHQEVNYTVKDGDSTITGTNVVGFLDNKAENTIIIGAHYDHLGFGAEGSLYRGDKKEIHNGADDNASGVAVLLNLAEKLKSANTGNNYLFMAFSGEEMGLLGSNYFTKNPTLDLSRANYMLNMDMVGRLKQDSTLAVYGVGTSPILKQVVKANNSKFKIIENESGVGPSDHTSFYNSDIPVLHFFTGQHEDYHKPGDDTEKLNYEGMETISNYIFDIISDLDDNGKLPFRKTKNESEDVPRFKVGLGVIPDYLFDGKGMRIDGISEDKPAQKAGLEKGDIVVKLGDSLVTDMMSYMRALSSFDIGDKTKVTVKRGDAEVEKILSFRFENAKN; encoded by the coding sequence ATGCGTTTCAATTACCTCATTATTGTACTTTTTTTGACAGTTTTAACCGCCTGCAAGTCAAATTCCGAAGAAAACATAAAAGTAACCACTATCAAAGAAGATGTGGCTTTTTTAGCAGATGACAAACTCGAGGGTCGCCAAACTGGAACTGACGGAGAGCTTGCTGCAGCAGCTTATATTGCCAAACGTTTTAAAGATTTAGGTTTACAAGGAAAAGGAACCGATGGGTATATGCAGGCGTTTTCATTTAAACCAAAAACAGATCCTCATCAAGAAGTAAATTACACGGTTAAAGATGGTGATAGTACCATAACAGGAACTAATGTGGTTGGCTTTTTAGATAACAAAGCAGAAAATACTATTATTATTGGCGCACATTACGACCATTTAGGTTTTGGAGCTGAAGGTTCTCTGTATCGGGGAGATAAAAAAGAAATTCACAATGGGGCAGATGATAACGCAAGCGGTGTTGCGGTTTTACTCAATTTAGCTGAAAAATTAAAATCTGCAAATACAGGTAACAACTATTTGTTTATGGCCTTTTCTGGTGAGGAAATGGGATTATTAGGGTCAAATTATTTTACAAAAAACCCTACGTTAGATTTAAGCAGAGCAAATTATATGCTCAATATGGATATGGTTGGTCGTTTAAAACAGGATAGTACTTTAGCTGTTTACGGTGTTGGTACCTCTCCAATTTTGAAGCAAGTGGTAAAGGCCAACAATTCTAAATTTAAGATTATTGAAAACGAGTCTGGTGTTGGACCAAGTGACCACACATCGTTTTATAATAGTGACATCCCAGTATTGCACTTTTTCACGGGTCAGCATGAAGATTATCACAAACCAGGTGATGATACTGAGAAGTTGAATTATGAAGGTATGGAAACCATCTCCAATTATATTTTTGATATTATTTCAGATTTGGATGATAATGGGAAGTTGCCTTTTAGAAAAACAAAAAACGAAAGCGAAGATGTACCAAGATTTAAGGTTGGTTTAGGCGTCATTCCAGATTATCTATTTGATGGAAAAGGAATGCGTATTGATGGTATTAGTGAAGATAAACCTGCCCAAAAAGCAGGACTTGAAAAAGGAGATATCGTTGTAAAACTTGGCGATAGTTTGGTGACCGATATGATGAGTTATATGAGAGCGTTATCTAGTTTTGATATAGGAGATAAAACCAAAGTGACTGTGAAACGTGGTGATGCTGAGGTTGAAAAGATATTGAGTTTTAGATTTGAAAATGCTAAAAACTAA
- a CDS encoding cation:proton antiporter: protein MAYLPVASKKVKIGYTIPLLILGIILFLFDAPLPWPDPIWPAKETKIFTEIIVIISLMTAGLKIGFIYSRKDWKKPFLLIGVTMPLFMAAIFIISFYVLHISGPLSLLLAAVLAPTDPVLASELQLKDYNQIKGEKGGLRFTLTAEAGINDGLAFPFVFLAILWSQASSFGQIDFWEWFSYYLFYKIAVGILIGVIIGYLFSLSLNYFKKSHKKDILNGFTGVALTLFSYGICELAHGYGFIAVFLCGLFAQFHNRKGNTTEEYPNSTTIHFVEEIERLLMVLWTIFFGGSIMAGILNFTDWKGIVFSLSLVLLWRPLFGFLALYFTNFKMKKKFAVGFFGIRGIGSIFYLSYAIAEGAFKEYEVLYGIIAYTILFSVIFHGLTSHHVISYFNKQED from the coding sequence ATGGCCTATTTACCTGTCGCTAGTAAAAAAGTGAAGATTGGCTATACCATCCCGTTATTGATTTTAGGTATAATATTATTTCTCTTTGATGCACCGCTTCCTTGGCCAGATCCAATATGGCCTGCAAAAGAAACCAAAATTTTTACAGAGATTATTGTCATAATCAGTTTAATGACTGCTGGTCTCAAAATAGGTTTTATATATAGCAGGAAAGACTGGAAAAAACCATTCTTGCTCATAGGTGTAACTATGCCTTTGTTTATGGCTGCTATATTTATTATTTCTTTTTACGTTTTACATATTTCAGGACCGTTGTCATTGCTATTGGCAGCTGTTTTGGCGCCAACAGATCCTGTTTTGGCATCTGAACTTCAACTGAAGGATTACAACCAAATTAAGGGAGAGAAAGGCGGTTTGCGTTTTACTCTTACTGCGGAAGCTGGAATCAATGATGGTTTGGCTTTTCCATTTGTGTTTTTGGCAATTCTTTGGTCGCAAGCATCCTCTTTTGGTCAGATAGATTTTTGGGAATGGTTTTCTTATTATCTCTTCTATAAAATAGCTGTTGGCATTTTAATAGGTGTAATTATAGGTTATCTGTTTAGCCTATCTCTCAATTATTTTAAGAAATCCCACAAAAAGGATATTTTAAATGGTTTTACTGGTGTAGCGCTCACATTGTTTTCTTACGGAATTTGTGAACTCGCTCATGGTTATGGATTTATCGCAGTCTTTTTATGTGGCTTGTTTGCCCAGTTTCACAATAGAAAAGGAAATACTACGGAAGAATACCCAAATAGTACAACCATTCATTTTGTTGAGGAAATTGAACGATTGCTCATGGTTTTATGGACGATATTCTTTGGAGGTTCAATTATGGCAGGTATCTTGAATTTTACAGATTGGAAAGGGATTGTTTTCAGTTTATCTCTTGTTTTGCTATGGCGTCCACTTTTTGGTTTTCTTGCCTTGTATTTTACAAATTTTAAAATGAAGAAAAAATTTGCTGTCGGATTTTTTGGGATTCGAGGTATTGGGTCAATATTCTATTTAAGCTATGCTATTGCAGAGGGCGCATTTAAAGAGTATGAAGTTCTCTATGGGATAATTGCTTATACCATATTATTTAGCGTCATTTTTCACGGGTTGACAAGTCACCACGTTATATCTTATTTTAACAAACAGGAGGACTAA
- a CDS encoding DUF4345 domain-containing protein, which produces MLKTKKDIINKIHLIISVCIVVPVSFVYGFNPELSFDMFLETIDEHNFYKAIMGLYLGFSSLWVLGIFKSHYLKTALITNMIFMLGLGFGRVLSIALDGIPTFGYIFGTVAELFLGFYGLWVLNRLKSHQ; this is translated from the coding sequence ATGCTAAAAACTAAGAAAGACATCATTAACAAAATACACCTCATTATTTCAGTGTGTATTGTTGTGCCTGTGTCGTTTGTATATGGTTTTAACCCCGAATTAAGTTTTGATATGTTTCTCGAAACCATTGACGAACACAATTTCTACAAAGCGATTATGGGTTTGTATCTAGGGTTTTCTTCGTTGTGGGTTTTAGGTATTTTTAAATCACACTATCTCAAAACAGCATTAATTACCAATATGATTTTTATGCTAGGATTGGGTTTTGGAAGAGTGCTGAGTATTGCGCTTGATGGGATCCCAACTTTTGGATATATCTTCGGAACAGTTGCAGAACTCTTTTTAGGTTTCTACGGGCTTTGGGTTTTAAACAGACTTAAAAGCCACCAATAA